Below is a window of Trichosurus vulpecula isolate mTriVul1 chromosome 4, mTriVul1.pri, whole genome shotgun sequence DNA.
gatcAGAGAACCATAAAATTCCAGACCTGGGGAAACTGTCTGGTCCAActttcttgttttacagaagaggaaactgggtcCCAGAAGatgctttcccaaggtcacccttCAGTTCAGTAAGAAGTTATTAGCTTCCTACTTTATACAGAGTATCTTGCTAGGcacagaaagaaacaaagtttagataagacccAGTCCCTGCTCTCGTGGAACATTCGCTAAAAATGGAACGAGACAAACTTCAACAACTATAACGTATGTTTGTGATAAGAACATCAGAGAGGAGCAGAACAAAGGGCTACGTGAGGTCTGAAGGAGAAGATGTTTATGTACAAGGATGAAacagggaaggctttatggaggagaTATGGCCTTAAAGCATAGAGAGCTGTAGCTTAACCTACAGGATAAGTAGCTAGCCTTGAAGACAGAAGACCTGTACGCAAAGCCTTCCTCcatactggttatgtgactgctggcaaatcacttattatctcagtgttctaggcaaatCTTTAAGGCTCAAGCCCAAGAGTTGTCAATCTGCACGGGTAGAGGGAGTTTGCTCACTTCAGTCTTCCCTGTACCTCTATAATCACAGGTCCAACCTCCTAGTCCTTTAAACCAAGGGTAGGCACCGATGCTGCATATAATTTGTGAGAGAGTGTGGCCCAGGTTTATGGGAGAATGTTTTGTTGCTACTTTTAGAGAGAGCTAGGTCATGGGATGgatacctggagtcaagaagacctaagttcaaatatgaccgcaaacacttactggctgtgtgaccctgggcaaggcacaacctctgcctgcctcagtttcctcatctgtaaaatggagataatagtacctacttccagGGTTACCGTGAGtcttaagtgagataatatttcaaTCGTCATATAATCGCTGCCATTATTACGTTTCTAGTATTGATTCCATTTACTGCCTTtgctttgggaaaaaataaagcatgGGCAGAAATTCAACAAAAGAAGGTCGGGGAGGACGATTTAGTTATAGAGAACAGCGTGAGCAAAGGCACGGAGTGAGGAAAGTCCAGGGCTTGGGGTGGGAGCCTAGAAGTGAAAGGAAAGTTCCAGGACTTCAGGCTGGGAAAGTTTAAGACCCAGACCTAGATCCCGCGACAACCCAAGTACCGGCTCCCCGCAGCAGAGGGCGCTGCATCCCCGCCAGCCATTCACAGGACCGGCCGGGCCCTGCCCTTACCTAGCCCCGCCCCCGATCTGACCCGCCTCCGGACAGGCCCCGCCCTCAGGATGGCCCCGCCTCCGGACCGGCCGCGCGTGACGTGACCCGGCGCTACGTCACACCCGGAAGCGGCGGCCGGTCTGCGGGCTCAGGGTTCAGCCGGTCGGTCTGCCTGTCTGGCTGGGCTCCGTCCGGGGCGAGTGCAGCCGAGCAGAGCGAAGCCATGAGCGGGGAGCCCGGGGCCGATCTCGTAGAGTCCCCTCCAGGGGCGCCCCTGCCCGGCAGTGGGGTCCGCATCGTGGTGGAGTACTGGTGAGGGGGGCGCGGGGGGGgaccctctcctcctcctgcccctgccctcctccctcccctccccttctccagctcttcctccactcctcctcctctcctcctcttcctttcttcttttcccattcccttcatttccctttcctttatcccTCATCCTGCTCTCTTCTCCCACCATCCTTCCCctcatccctcctctctcctctctcttcatcccttctcctcttaccccttccttctctccccttatcCCGTTATCCCTCCCCACACCTctcttcattccctccctccttcctcgcCTCCATTCATCCTtccactctccttccctcccctccccttccttcatttcccctccccttgtctcctctcccttcccttcattccctccccatctttcccttccccttctctcccctcatctcctctcatctcctctccctcatctcttctcccttcccctcccctcccttcccttcatctCCCCTTTCatgtcctcttccttccccttctctccccttctttccctttatcccctctcccctcatctcttctcccttcatctcctttctcttcatctccccTTTCATGTCCTCTACCTTCcctttatcttccttcctcttctctgccctcCTTTCCTAAAAAATACAACTCCCAAACTCTTACTCCTGCAGTGAACCTTGCGGATTTGAGTCCACCTACCTGGAGCTGGCCAGCGCTGTGAAGGAAGAGTACCCTGGCATCCAGATAGAGTCACGCCTCGGTGGCACCGGTGAGGAGCATTGACGGGAGGAGATATGGAAGAGGGTCCTTGGGACTCTGAGATGGGAGACAGTGGGGTAGGGGCAGGGGCAGGACTTGGGGCTGGCAGCCCTCCCCTACTCAGAGAGGTGATATGTTAGGAGAGAGGGGGGTCTCAATCCCAGCCCTCCAACCAGCATTTACAATGCGCCTTCCAGAGGTAAGGCACCAGAGATGCCAAAGGGAATCCaggcccctgttctcaaggaccaAATAACAA
It encodes the following:
- the MIEN1 gene encoding migration and invasion enhancer 1, whose product is MSGEPGADLVESPPGAPLPGSGVRIVVEYCEPCGFESTYLELASAVKEEYPGIQIESRLGGTGAFEIEINGQLVFSKLENGGFPYEKDLIEAIRRASSGEPLEKITNSRPPCVIL